In one Flavobacteriales bacterium genomic region, the following are encoded:
- a CDS encoding T9SS type A sorting domain-containing protein: protein MLRAGLLWTFISIACLVRAQQAIAPASAESAGGGGTVSWTVGQVAYEATLAPGGSVQRGVQQPYEWLVTSAPEAQEPHVNVWPNPAGEAVQVSWDAPLPGPAHYALYSASGALVQQGAVTGTSLTVPLAAQASGTYLLLITAQGGPYNRITLQKR, encoded by the coding sequence ATGCTGCGCGCCGGCCTGCTGTGGACCTTCATATCGATTGCCTGTCTGGTGAGGGCCCAGCAAGCGATCGCACCGGCCAGTGCCGAAAGCGCGGGTGGCGGCGGAACGGTGAGCTGGACCGTGGGCCAGGTGGCCTATGAAGCCACGCTGGCGCCCGGTGGCAGCGTGCAACGCGGCGTGCAGCAGCCTTACGAATGGCTGGTGACCAGCGCACCGGAAGCCCAGGAGCCCCACGTGAACGTGTGGCCCAACCCGGCCGGGGAAGCGGTGCAGGTCAGTTGGGATGCTCCCCTGCCCGGACCAGCGCACTACGCCTTGTACAGCGCCTCGGGTGCCTTGGTGCAGCAGGGCGCGGTGACCGGCACCTCGTTGACGGTCCCTCTGGCGGCACAGGCCTCCGGCACCTACCTCTTGCTCATCACCGCTCAAGGCGGCCCCTACAACCGCATCACCCTCCAGAAACGATGA
- the rpoN gene encoding RNA polymerase factor sigma-54, with the protein MLKQGLYQKLQQKLSPQQIQLMKMLQLPTVEMEERIRQEIEENPALESGEEEHAEEAPTEEQAIAESSELDTDANEENERDDFDLSDYFPDDDTPDYKLSVKNSGPDEEEREIPLAGGTTFQDALRQQLALRDCDDRTELLAEHLIGNLDEDGYLRRELDAIVNDLAFTQNISATREELHKALKEVQDLDPAGTGARSLQECLLLQVRRMPHSLDQRIAEEILEKHFDAFSKKHYDRILERLEIDEEALKEAIDLITRLNPKPGNTLRETAAPSQEIVPDFSVLAIDGQLELSINGRNAPELRVSRAYRDMMQEYQRNKKDKAAKEALVFIKQKLDSAKWFIDAIKQRQHTLLVTMEAIMEHQRDFFLTGDETKLKPMILKDIAEKVGLDISTISRVANSKYVQTNHGTFLLKFFFSESLTTQEGEEVSTREVKKILKDAIEAEDKRKPLTDDELTALLKEKGYNIARRTVAKYREQLALPVARLRKEL; encoded by the coding sequence ATGCTGAAACAAGGCCTATATCAGAAGCTCCAGCAAAAGCTCTCCCCGCAGCAGATCCAGCTGATGAAGATGCTGCAGCTGCCGACCGTGGAGATGGAGGAGCGGATCCGGCAAGAAATCGAGGAGAATCCCGCACTGGAAAGCGGCGAGGAGGAGCATGCCGAGGAGGCTCCCACGGAGGAGCAGGCCATCGCCGAGAGCAGCGAGCTCGACACCGACGCCAACGAGGAGAACGAGCGGGACGACTTCGACCTGAGCGACTACTTCCCCGATGACGACACGCCCGACTACAAGCTGAGCGTGAAGAACAGCGGCCCGGACGAGGAGGAGCGCGAGATCCCACTGGCCGGCGGCACCACTTTCCAGGATGCCTTACGCCAGCAACTGGCCCTGCGCGATTGCGACGATCGCACCGAGCTGCTCGCCGAGCACCTGATCGGCAACCTCGACGAGGACGGCTACCTGCGCCGCGAGCTGGATGCCATCGTCAACGACCTGGCCTTCACGCAGAACATCAGCGCCACCCGCGAGGAGCTGCATAAGGCGCTGAAGGAGGTGCAGGACCTCGACCCCGCGGGCACCGGCGCGCGCAGCCTCCAGGAATGCCTGCTGCTGCAGGTGCGCCGCATGCCGCACAGCCTGGACCAGCGGATCGCGGAGGAGATCCTGGAGAAGCACTTCGATGCCTTCAGCAAGAAGCATTACGACCGCATACTGGAACGGCTCGAGATCGATGAGGAGGCCCTGAAGGAGGCCATCGACCTCATCACCCGACTCAACCCGAAGCCTGGAAACACACTGCGTGAGACCGCCGCGCCCAGCCAGGAAATCGTGCCCGACTTCAGCGTGCTGGCCATCGATGGGCAGCTCGAGCTCTCCATCAACGGCCGTAATGCGCCGGAGCTCCGCGTGAGCCGCGCCTACCGCGACATGATGCAGGAGTACCAGCGCAACAAGAAGGACAAGGCCGCCAAGGAAGCGCTGGTCTTCATCAAGCAGAAGCTGGACAGCGCCAAGTGGTTCATCGACGCCATCAAGCAGCGGCAGCATACGCTTCTCGTGACCATGGAGGCCATCATGGAGCACCAGCGCGATTTCTTCCTCACCGGCGACGAGACCAAGCTGAAGCCGATGATCCTGAAGGACATCGCTGAGAAGGTGGGGCTCGACATCAGCACCATCAGCCGGGTGGCCAACAGCAAATACGTGCAGACCAATCACGGCACCTTCCTGCTCAAGTTCTTCTTCAGCGAGAGCCTCACCACCCAGGAAGGCGAGGAGGTGAGCACACGCGAGGTGAAGAAGATCCTGAAGGACGCCATCGAGGCGGAGGACAAGCGCAAGCCGCTCACCGACGATGAGCTCACAGCCCTGCTGAAGGAGAAAGGCTACAACATCGCGCGGCGCACGGTGGCCAAGTACCGTGAGCAGCTGGCCCTGCCCGTGGCGCGCCTCCGCAAAGAGCTGTGA
- a CDS encoding T9SS type A sorting domain-containing protein — MLNKRLFFALVMVLTTTAVWTQPPEFAYARQFGGVQPGNGDDSAVRAAYAPDGSIYVVGNFYGAFDLDPGSTSAPLTSAGDADIYVVKLNSVGDFLWGKRVGGTGTDGARDLTVAANGDLIITGRFDGTVDFNPNAGTLNIGVGASGQYGFVWRLSGAGNTVWAKFWRGSGAGVSVDEAPDGSIYVAGSFEGTINGAVTNELALNMTSLGDRDACFFKLTSNGVLLWAGRVGGAPENDYAHVIRATTDGVVVGGDFSPGGFGSVVDFNPGPGTVNRQGIGNSDGYVLKLDEDGNYMWVDILGSPQPDHLYGMDVDADDNIWITGNFRDVMDANPGAGVNNLTSAGSDDGFLIKLTSAGGYLWSGRVGGTVVDNSTNALVGADGGVYVTGSFYGTADFDPTIGTSNLTSSGTNDGFVYKVNTDGTFAWARRVGGSQSDGISGIDVSATGGVVLTGSFRGNVDLDPTAGESFFDTEDLADGDAFLIKLDQCDHQYADLTVTACGSYTIGGQTFTESGDYVVNLLSTANCDSTVFLVLTIQDGVVGSTTTVSNCDAYTWNGTTYTTSGTYTATFTTAAGCDSTATLQLTISQPTSSTTTVSNCGAYSWNGNTYATSGTYMASLINAIGCDSTATLQLTIVDVDASVQVEDPVLTAVLSGASYQWIDCLQGNAPITGATAQSFVASQNGSYAVIITDQGCTVTSDCFSIISTDLTEVTGPAWRIFPVPASDHLIIEETTGNERIQLIDAQGRTVRELRSSDERTRMELDGVAPGTYHVRSIGPYGTRLARVAVR, encoded by the coding sequence ATGCTGAATAAAAGGCTCTTCTTCGCGTTGGTCATGGTCCTCACGACCACGGCGGTCTGGACCCAGCCCCCCGAGTTCGCCTATGCAAGACAGTTCGGTGGCGTGCAGCCCGGCAATGGCGACGACAGCGCCGTGCGCGCGGCCTATGCGCCGGATGGAAGCATCTACGTGGTCGGCAACTTCTACGGTGCGTTCGACCTGGATCCCGGTTCCACCTCGGCACCGTTGACCAGTGCCGGTGATGCCGACATCTATGTGGTGAAGCTCAACAGTGTGGGCGACTTCCTATGGGGCAAGCGGGTGGGTGGCACGGGCACGGACGGCGCCCGCGATTTGACCGTGGCGGCCAATGGCGACCTGATCATCACCGGCCGCTTCGATGGCACGGTGGATTTCAACCCGAACGCGGGTACACTGAACATCGGGGTGGGGGCCTCGGGCCAATACGGCTTCGTGTGGCGCTTGAGCGGTGCGGGCAATACGGTATGGGCCAAGTTCTGGCGCGGCTCGGGCGCCGGCGTGAGCGTGGATGAGGCCCCCGACGGTTCCATCTACGTTGCCGGTTCCTTCGAGGGCACCATTAACGGCGCCGTCACCAACGAGCTCGCCCTGAACATGACCAGCCTCGGCGATCGCGATGCGTGCTTCTTCAAGCTGACGAGCAATGGGGTGCTGCTCTGGGCCGGCCGCGTGGGCGGTGCCCCGGAGAACGACTATGCGCACGTGATCCGTGCCACAACGGACGGGGTGGTGGTCGGTGGGGACTTCTCGCCCGGTGGCTTCGGCTCGGTGGTGGACTTCAACCCCGGCCCCGGTACGGTGAACCGCCAGGGCATCGGCAACAGCGATGGTTATGTACTGAAGCTCGACGAGGACGGCAACTACATGTGGGTGGACATCCTCGGCAGCCCGCAGCCCGATCACCTGTACGGCATGGACGTGGATGCCGATGACAACATCTGGATCACGGGCAACTTCCGCGATGTGATGGACGCCAACCCCGGCGCCGGTGTGAACAACCTTACCTCCGCCGGTAGCGATGATGGTTTCCTCATCAAGCTCACCAGCGCGGGCGGCTACCTCTGGAGTGGACGCGTCGGAGGTACGGTGGTGGACAACTCCACCAATGCGCTCGTGGGTGCTGACGGCGGGGTGTATGTGACGGGTTCCTTCTACGGCACAGCGGACTTCGATCCCACGATCGGCACCTCCAACCTCACCAGCTCCGGCACCAACGACGGCTTCGTCTACAAGGTGAACACCGACGGCACTTTCGCATGGGCACGCCGCGTGGGCGGATCACAGAGCGATGGCATCAGCGGGATCGACGTGAGCGCCACCGGCGGTGTGGTGCTCACCGGCAGCTTCCGCGGCAACGTGGACCTGGACCCGACCGCGGGCGAGAGCTTCTTCGATACCGAGGACCTGGCCGATGGGGATGCCTTCCTCATCAAGCTGGACCAATGCGACCACCAGTACGCTGACCTCACCGTGACCGCCTGCGGCAGCTACACCATCGGTGGACAGACCTTCACCGAGAGCGGGGACTACGTGGTGAACCTGCTCAGCACCGCGAATTGCGACAGCACCGTGTTCCTCGTGCTCACCATCCAGGATGGTGTGGTGGGCAGCACCACCACTGTGAGCAACTGTGACGCCTACACGTGGAACGGGACAACCTACACCACCAGCGGCACCTACACCGCCACCTTCACCACGGCCGCCGGATGCGACAGCACCGCCACGCTGCAGCTCACCATCAGCCAGCCCACCAGCTCCACCACCACGGTGAGCAACTGCGGTGCCTACTCCTGGAACGGCAACACCTACGCCACCAGCGGCACCTACATGGCCTCGCTGATCAATGCCATTGGTTGCGACAGTACGGCCACGCTGCAGCTCACGATCGTGGATGTCGATGCCTCGGTACAGGTGGAAGACCCTGTCCTGACCGCCGTGCTCAGCGGCGCTTCCTATCAATGGATCGATTGCCTGCAAGGCAACGCCCCGATCACGGGTGCCACCGCTCAAAGCTTCGTGGCCTCACAGAACGGCAGCTACGCCGTGATCATCACGGACCAAGGCTGCACTGTCACCAGCGATTGCTTCTCCATCATCTCCACGGACCTCACCGAAGTGACCGGACCCGCATGGCGCATCTTCCCTGTGCCAGCCAGTGACCACCTCATCATTGAAGAAACGACGGGTAACGAGCGGATCCAACTCATCGATGCGCAGGGGCGCACGGTGCGTGAGCTCCGCTCCAGCGATGAACGCACGCGGATGGAACTGGATGGCGTGGCCCCGGGCACCTACCATGTTCGTTCGATCGGACCGTACGGCACACGCCTGGCACGCGTTGCCGTGCGATGA
- a CDS encoding GreA/GreB family elongation factor, which yields MSRGFVKEDDQEEAPFIPPRAALPEGVPNYVTRRGLQLLQEERSALEAERATVVGSEDERRRAHAVIDGRLALLNERIVTARLVEPAADTEEVRFGSTVTFTHEAGRMTGTTLTFTIVGVDEADVKQGRIAFTAPLARALMGRRAGEVATLQLGAEHQRLRVERIG from the coding sequence ATGAGCCGCGGCTTCGTCAAAGAGGACGACCAGGAGGAGGCACCCTTCATCCCGCCGCGTGCCGCGCTGCCCGAAGGCGTGCCGAACTACGTGACCCGGCGCGGGCTGCAGCTGCTGCAGGAGGAACGCAGCGCATTGGAGGCCGAACGCGCCACCGTGGTGGGCAGCGAGGACGAACGCCGACGCGCCCATGCCGTGATCGATGGCCGGCTTGCCCTGCTGAACGAACGCATCGTGACCGCACGGCTTGTGGAACCCGCTGCGGACACGGAGGAGGTGCGCTTCGGCAGCACGGTGACCTTCACCCATGAGGCCGGGCGGATGACGGGCACCACGCTCACCTTCACCATCGTGGGCGTGGACGAGGCCGATGTGAAACAGGGCCGCATCGCCTTCACCGCACCGCTGGCCAGAGCACTGATGGGCAGGCGTGCGGGTGAGGTGGCAACGCTGCAACTCGGTGCAGAGCACCAACGGTTACGGGTGGAACGCATCGGATAG
- a CDS encoding gliding motility-associated C-terminal domain-containing protein, whose amino-acid sequence MGALAGAQGALFTENRGQWPDHVLYRALVPGGALFVEREALTYVQFSESPLRRHGHAHPGQGPADEGKAHAYRVHFTGGRAQGWEGAHRQPHYENHFVGNDPMGWGAGCAVYGEVLLRQVWPGIDLRLSGKEGLKYDLLVAPGADPGLIRLRYEGQDGLELKQGALHVVLSTGTVVEQQPVSFIPASASGRSAQRAVPSAYRLEGDVLSFAVEGATGLGLVIDPVLTFGSYSGSSADNFGFTATYDGSGHLYGGGIVFNTGYPLTVGALQGFFAGGNMDVGISKWSPDGSTLVWSTYLGGSGSESPHSLVVNDQDELFVMGATGSADFPTTPGAYDATFNPGGGSVTWTNISGGYGFFHNNGTDIFVAHFNAGATALAGCTYIGGSGHDGLNNSGVLTHNYGDHFRGEIVLDAAGNCLVATTTRSPDMPTSAGAPQPASGGGQDAYLFRLNPGLTTLLWGTYYGGSGDENGLGVQLDGNGRIFISGGTTSADLPMAGTPADNSHNGDADGYLARYNAAGTALLSATYLGTGAYDQAYFVQLNTADEVFAVGQTRGAYPVTPGKYSNPGSTQFVHKLSNDLSASLWSTRLGNGNPGQDLSPTAFLVSDCGQIYLSGWAGITNGNAGNGSSSTTGSPLTPDAFQATTNGSDVHLMVLEPEAVALAYATYFGGATSSEHVDGGTSRFDKNGTVYHAVCAGCGSQDDFPTTPGAWSTTNGSFNCNLGVFKFDLSPAQAIIGINGPSSICAGATAQFTNSSVGGTDYLWDFGDGSPTSTVQAPAHAFASAGEYTVTMVLSNSAGCVTSDTATLTVTVLPPPVVAVDAVAPVCPGDSVQLSASGGASYLWSPAAGLSDPGAADPWASPVQTTTYTVTATDACGNDSEPVTVTIIVPAYGLSPDTSTCLGGSVVLTASGGVDYLWSPAATLSDPSAAAPTATPVAPTTYTVVLTTPEGCVVTDSVTVNVYDAPPLPQLQDTTICFGTSAQLVATPADAYAWQPANGITSLDVQSPTVTPTVPTLYIVTLVNACGTLTDSAFVDLIYVTADAWPDTLVCPGYPVPLGANGGVRYIWSPAAGLTSDTIPDPVAVPAQSTLYRVVAFDANGCSDTAFAQVDLLPWPFIDAGRDRLIEYGDAVQLTATGSGTWTWSPSEGFDDPLSESPWVRPEQTTTYTVTITDSLGCTKTDAVTITVTGSLYLPNTFTPNGDGFNDGFGALGKDIRDFELLVFNRWGELIWRTEQLQGRWDGTYKGRESPIDTYVWKVKATELSGRLHEAIGHVNLVR is encoded by the coding sequence ATGGGTGCGCTTGCTGGCGCGCAAGGGGCCCTCTTCACCGAGAACAGGGGACAATGGCCCGACCATGTGCTTTACCGTGCCCTGGTCCCCGGCGGCGCGCTCTTCGTGGAGCGGGAGGCCCTTACCTACGTGCAGTTCAGCGAGAGCCCGCTGCGGCGCCACGGCCATGCGCACCCGGGTCAAGGCCCTGCTGATGAAGGCAAGGCCCATGCCTATCGGGTCCATTTTACGGGCGGCCGGGCCCAAGGCTGGGAGGGTGCCCACCGGCAGCCGCACTACGAGAACCACTTCGTGGGCAACGACCCCATGGGCTGGGGCGCTGGTTGTGCCGTCTACGGCGAGGTGCTGCTGCGCCAAGTCTGGCCGGGCATCGACCTGCGCTTGAGCGGCAAGGAGGGGCTGAAGTACGACCTGCTCGTGGCGCCCGGCGCCGATCCCGGCCTGATCCGGCTCCGCTATGAGGGGCAGGATGGACTGGAACTGAAGCAGGGTGCGCTGCACGTGGTGCTCTCCACCGGCACCGTGGTGGAGCAGCAGCCGGTCTCCTTCATCCCGGCGTCAGCGTCGGGCCGGTCCGCACAGCGAGCGGTACCATCGGCCTACCGGCTGGAAGGCGATGTGCTCAGCTTCGCGGTGGAGGGTGCCACCGGCCTGGGGCTCGTGATCGATCCGGTGCTCACCTTCGGAAGCTACAGCGGCAGCTCGGCGGACAACTTCGGCTTCACGGCCACCTATGATGGCAGCGGCCACCTCTACGGCGGGGGCATCGTGTTCAACACCGGCTATCCGCTCACGGTGGGGGCGCTGCAGGGCTTCTTCGCAGGCGGCAATATGGACGTGGGCATCAGCAAATGGAGCCCCGATGGCAGCACCTTGGTCTGGAGCACCTATCTCGGCGGCAGCGGCAGTGAGAGCCCGCACAGCCTGGTGGTGAACGACCAGGACGAGCTCTTCGTGATGGGCGCCACGGGCTCAGCGGACTTCCCCACCACCCCAGGGGCCTATGACGCCACCTTCAATCCCGGGGGCGGTTCCGTCACCTGGACCAACATCAGCGGCGGGTACGGCTTCTTCCACAACAACGGCACCGACATCTTCGTGGCGCATTTCAACGCCGGTGCCACAGCCCTTGCCGGATGCACCTACATAGGCGGCTCGGGGCACGATGGGCTCAACAACTCCGGTGTGCTCACCCACAACTACGGCGATCACTTCCGCGGGGAGATCGTGCTGGATGCCGCCGGCAATTGCCTGGTAGCCACCACCACGCGCAGCCCGGATATGCCGACATCGGCCGGTGCGCCTCAGCCCGCATCGGGCGGCGGGCAGGACGCCTACCTCTTCCGCCTCAACCCAGGGCTGACCACGCTGCTTTGGGGCACCTACTATGGCGGCAGCGGCGATGAGAACGGGCTGGGCGTTCAGCTGGACGGGAACGGGCGCATCTTCATCAGCGGCGGCACCACCAGCGCCGACCTGCCCATGGCAGGAACGCCGGCCGACAACAGCCACAACGGGGATGCCGACGGCTATCTCGCCCGCTACAATGCCGCCGGCACGGCGCTCCTTTCCGCCACCTACTTAGGCACCGGGGCTTACGACCAGGCCTATTTCGTGCAGCTCAACACGGCGGATGAGGTGTTCGCCGTCGGGCAGACGCGCGGCGCCTATCCCGTGACTCCGGGCAAGTATTCCAACCCGGGCAGCACGCAGTTCGTGCACAAGCTCAGCAACGACCTCTCCGCTTCGCTCTGGAGCACCCGCCTGGGCAATGGCAATCCGGGGCAGGACCTCTCGCCAACGGCCTTCCTCGTGAGCGATTGCGGCCAGATCTACCTGAGCGGCTGGGCCGGCATCACCAACGGCAATGCCGGCAACGGCAGCAGCTCCACCACGGGTTCCCCGCTCACGCCGGATGCCTTCCAGGCCACCACCAACGGCAGCGATGTGCACCTGATGGTGCTGGAGCCCGAGGCGGTGGCGCTGGCCTATGCCACCTACTTCGGCGGCGCAACGAGCTCCGAGCATGTAGATGGCGGCACCAGCCGTTTCGACAAGAACGGCACGGTATACCACGCGGTATGCGCGGGCTGCGGCAGCCAGGATGACTTCCCCACCACGCCAGGCGCCTGGAGTACCACCAATGGCAGCTTCAACTGCAACCTCGGGGTGTTCAAGTTCGACCTCTCCCCGGCTCAGGCGATCATCGGCATCAACGGGCCATCGTCGATCTGCGCGGGTGCCACGGCGCAGTTCACCAACAGCAGCGTCGGGGGCACCGATTACCTGTGGGACTTCGGCGACGGGAGCCCCACCAGCACCGTGCAGGCGCCGGCTCATGCGTTCGCTTCCGCCGGGGAGTACACGGTAACGATGGTGCTGAGCAACAGCGCAGGCTGCGTCACTTCCGACACCGCTACGCTCACGGTCACTGTGCTGCCGCCACCCGTGGTCGCGGTGGACGCCGTGGCGCCGGTCTGCCCGGGGGACAGCGTTCAGCTCTCAGCCAGCGGCGGTGCTTCCTACCTCTGGTCGCCGGCAGCAGGGCTGAGCGATCCGGGCGCGGCCGACCCGTGGGCCTCGCCGGTACAGACCACCACGTACACGGTCACCGCCACCGATGCCTGCGGCAATGACAGTGAGCCCGTCACCGTCACCATCATCGTTCCGGCCTATGGGCTCTCGCCGGATACCTCCACCTGTTTGGGGGGCAGCGTGGTGCTCACGGCCTCGGGTGGCGTGGATTATCTATGGAGCCCGGCTGCCACGCTCAGCGACCCATCGGCTGCAGCGCCTACGGCCACGCCCGTGGCGCCCACCACCTACACCGTGGTCCTGACCACGCCGGAAGGCTGCGTGGTGACGGACAGCGTGACGGTGAACGTGTACGATGCCCCTCCGCTGCCCCAGCTGCAGGACACCACCATCTGCTTCGGCACCAGCGCTCAGCTCGTGGCAACACCGGCCGATGCCTACGCCTGGCAGCCGGCCAATGGCATCACATCCCTGGATGTCCAATCACCGACGGTGACGCCCACCGTGCCCACGCTCTACATCGTCACCTTGGTGAATGCCTGCGGCACACTTACCGACAGCGCCTTCGTGGACCTCATCTACGTGACGGCGGATGCCTGGCCGGATACGCTCGTCTGCCCGGGCTATCCTGTGCCGCTGGGCGCGAACGGCGGCGTGCGCTATATATGGTCACCAGCTGCCGGGCTCACCAGTGATACCATCCCCGATCCCGTGGCCGTGCCGGCGCAGAGCACGCTCTATCGTGTGGTGGCATTCGATGCCAACGGCTGCTCCGATACCGCGTTCGCGCAGGTCGACCTGCTGCCATGGCCGTTCATCGATGCCGGTCGCGACCGACTCATCGAGTACGGCGATGCCGTTCAGCTGACGGCCACCGGCAGCGGCACCTGGACCTGGTCGCCCAGCGAGGGGTTCGATGACCCGCTGAGCGAATCGCCCTGGGTGCGGCCCGAGCAGACCACCACCTACACGGTGACCATCACCGACAGCCTGGGCTGCACGAAGACCGATGCGGTCACGATCACCGTCACGGGCAGCCTTTACCTGCCCAACACCTTCACGCCCAACGGCGACGGGTTCAATGACGGCTTCGGCGCGCTCGGCAAGGACATCCGCGATTTCGAGCTGCTGGTTTTCAACCGTTGGGGCGAGCTCATCTGGCGCACCGAGCAGCTGCAGGGCCGCTGGGACGGCACCTACAAGGGCCGCGAATCGCCCATCGACACCTACGTGTGGAAGGTGAAGGCCACCGAGCTCAGCGGCCGGCTGCACGAGGCGATCGGCCATGTGAACCTGGTGCGGTAA
- a CDS encoding tetratricopeptide repeat protein: MINRLFLFAVMTYLVACGDPVTSRHTAEHVQLDTLTFRTELDSALTYFRTGRTGEADSVLRPILLASDGVPELQKQRLHALSMKGQIHQRNSQLDSALACYQEVMSLATTARDTFWIGSAHTNIGVVRQIQGDYAGALQEGLASLHLKELRGDSMGMARTLHNLSLLQWRRDSLDQAMSYLLRSITLKRRHDPGAVHSSLNGLGVLLIEAGQLDTAVVVLKESLACEDSLDHGAEREMQLSNIGLAFERMGQLDSAAQYYIDALDKARSNGNYEVEIRCLYGLGDVRRAQGRHAEAKPLLDSSLAISERIGSLEDMKEAHASLANLHEQMNDHANALVHYRTYHVLSDSLMNAGVSSAMSELRLRYDTERKDRENAGLRAQQDLAELRADRNRWIAVGIGVLALAIATLAWAVVQRNRQRALQREAELEQQALRLQMDPHFLFNALNTIPGLYAGGDATLANDHVGHLSKYLRLVLETSRRRTIPLAQEIELVEHYLQISANRRPGQFTWNLKVQPYVRPERVAVPPMLVQPLVENALEHAFPSGRNGHVQVLIDQAGSVLHIEVTDNGVGRAAAAQRPSRRGGTSMGLDLVRRRVQLFDQRSNLSDTVLVTDLHDPEGTPSGTTITMRMQVRTLDEHAAAGDRG, encoded by the coding sequence GTGATCAACAGGCTGTTCCTCTTCGCGGTGATGACCTACCTGGTCGCCTGCGGTGACCCGGTGACCTCCCGCCACACCGCGGAACACGTCCAACTGGATACGCTGACCTTCCGCACCGAACTGGACAGCGCGTTGACCTACTTCCGCACCGGCAGGACCGGTGAAGCGGATAGCGTGCTGCGTCCCATTCTGCTGGCCAGTGATGGCGTGCCCGAACTGCAGAAGCAGCGGCTGCATGCCCTCTCGATGAAGGGCCAAATACACCAGCGGAACTCGCAGTTGGACAGTGCCCTGGCCTGCTACCAGGAGGTGATGTCCCTGGCGACGACAGCCAGGGACACCTTCTGGATCGGCAGTGCGCACACCAACATCGGCGTGGTGCGGCAGATTCAGGGTGACTACGCGGGTGCGCTCCAGGAAGGGCTGGCCTCCCTTCACCTGAAGGAGTTGCGTGGCGACAGCATGGGCATGGCACGTACCCTGCACAACCTCAGCCTGCTGCAATGGCGCCGCGATAGTCTCGACCAAGCGATGTCGTATCTATTGCGCAGCATCACCCTCAAACGCAGGCATGACCCCGGCGCCGTGCACAGCAGCTTGAACGGGTTGGGCGTACTGCTGATCGAGGCCGGCCAGCTCGATACCGCCGTGGTGGTGCTGAAGGAAAGCCTGGCATGCGAGGACAGCCTGGACCACGGCGCCGAACGCGAGATGCAGCTCAGCAACATCGGTCTTGCCTTCGAGCGCATGGGACAACTGGATAGTGCAGCCCAGTACTATATCGATGCCTTGGATAAAGCACGCTCGAACGGGAACTACGAGGTGGAGATCCGTTGTCTTTACGGACTGGGTGATGTCCGTCGCGCACAGGGCCGCCATGCGGAAGCGAAGCCCCTGCTCGACAGCAGCCTGGCCATTTCAGAACGCATCGGTTCCCTGGAGGACATGAAGGAGGCCCATGCCTCGCTGGCGAACCTGCATGAGCAGATGAACGACCACGCGAACGCGCTGGTGCACTACCGCACCTACCATGTGCTCAGCGACTCCCTGATGAACGCCGGTGTGAGCAGTGCGATGTCGGAACTGCGGTTGCGTTACGACACCGAGCGCAAGGACCGCGAGAACGCGGGCCTGCGTGCCCAGCAGGACCTGGCCGAACTGCGGGCCGACCGCAACCGGTGGATCGCCGTGGGCATCGGTGTGCTGGCCCTCGCCATTGCGACGCTGGCGTGGGCCGTGGTGCAACGCAACCGCCAACGTGCGCTCCAGCGTGAGGCCGAACTGGAGCAGCAGGCCCTGCGCCTGCAGATGGACCCCCACTTCCTCTTCAATGCGCTCAACACCATTCCCGGCCTCTATGCCGGCGGCGATGCCACCCTGGCCAACGACCACGTGGGCCACCTGAGCAAGTACCTCCGCCTGGTGCTGGAGACCAGCCGGCGGCGCACCATTCCCCTGGCCCAGGAGATCGAGCTGGTGGAGCACTACCTGCAGATCAGCGCCAACCGCCGACCCGGCCAGTTCACCTGGAACCTGAAAGTGCAGCCCTACGTGCGTCCGGAACGCGTGGCCGTGCCACCCATGCTGGTGCAACCTCTGGTGGAGAACGCGCTGGAGCACGCGTTCCCTTCAGGGCGCAACGGCCATGTGCAGGTGCTCATCGACCAGGCCGGGTCCGTGCTGCACATCGAGGTGACCGACAATGGCGTGGGCCGCGCGGCGGCCGCGCAACGACCATCCCGACGCGGCGGCACTTCCATGGGCCTGGACCTGGTGCGGCGGCGTGTGCAGCTCTTCGACCAACGGAGCAACCTGAGCGACACGGTCCTTGTGACCGATCTTCACGATCCGGAAGGAACACCTTCGGGGACCACCATCACCATGCGCATGCAGGTGAGAACACTTGACGAGCATGCTGCGGCTGGCGATCGTGGATGA